In Lepisosteus oculatus isolate fLepOcu1 chromosome 17, fLepOcu1.hap2, whole genome shotgun sequence, a genomic segment contains:
- the sertad2b gene encoding SERTA domain-containing protein 2b, with translation MLGKGAKRKLDENDDGLEGKAVAAAGAPGGDGPSKVSYTLQRQTIFNISLMKLYNHRALTEPSLEKRVLINNMLRRIQEELKQEGSLRPMFFSASQPADDALDEGYREAQPAFGGLSPPAQPSLLASTTPLESCLTPASLLEDDASSFCTSSSSAAHLLPHPDGPAKPPTAAVKDSFSSALDEIEELCPTTTSPGAVTPASPLPQPPSALNSKDGGKVCSQKFEGLTAQQESKVAAAAESRLMDSLPSSNLEITTSTGFLTDLALDDILFADIDTSMYDFDPCTSATGTTSKIAPVTADDLLKTLSPYNNQPVTPNQPFKMDLTELDHIMEVLVGS, from the coding sequence ATGTTGGGTAAAGGGGCAAAGCGCAAGCTGGACGAGAATGACGATGGACTGGAAGGCAAGGCggtggcggcggcgggggcgcCCGGAGGGGACGGCCCTTCCAAGGTGTCCTACACCCTGCAGAGGCAGACCATCTTCAACATCTCCCTCATGAAGCTGTACAATCACCGGGCCCTGACTGAGCCCAGCCTGGAGAAGCGGGTGCTCATCAACAACATGCTGCGGCGGATCCAGGAGGAGCTCAAGCAGGAGGGCAGCCTGCGGCCGATGTTCTTCTCCGCCTCCCAGCCGGCCGACGACGCCCTGGACGAGGGCTACCGCGAGGCGCAGCCGGCCTTCGGCGGTCTGTCCCCCCCCGCGCAGCCCTCTCTGCTCGCGAGCACCACGCCACTGGAATCCTGCctcaccccggcctcgctcctGGAGGACGACGCCTCTTCCTTTTGCACATCGTCGTCCTCGGCTGCCCACCTCCTCCCTCACCCCGACGGCCCAGCCAAGCCGCCCACGGCGGCCGTGAAGGACAGCTTCTCCTCGGCCTTGGACGAAATCGAGGAGCTCTGTCCGACAACTACCTCCCCCGGAGCCGTGACCCCGgcctcccctctcccccagcCGCCCTCCGCGTTAAACTCGAAAGATGGCGGCAAGGTGTGTAGCCAAAAGTTTGAAGGACTGACCGCGCAGCAGGAGAGCAAAGTGGCAGCAGCAGCCGAATCCAGACTGATGGACTCCCTTCCCTCCAGTAACCTGGAGATCACGACTTCCACGGGTTTCCTCACAGACCTGGCCCTGGATGACATCCTCTTTGCCGATATCGACACCTCGATGTACGATTTCGACCCTTGCACGTCTGCCACGGGAACCACCTCCAAAATTGCTCCGGTAACTGCCGACGACCTCCTCAAGACCTTATCTCCATACAACAACCAACCGGTAACCCCAAATCAGCCTTTTAAAATGGACCTGACGGAACTGGACCACATCATGGAAGTGCTTGTGGGCTCCTGA